A single genomic interval of Rhodospirillales bacterium RIFCSPLOWO2_02_FULL_58_16 harbors:
- a CDS encoding ubiquinol-cytochrome c reductase iron-sulfur subunit gives MTHTATAAPSGGGETRRDFLVIATGAMGAVGAGLAVWPLVHSMNPAADVLSLSSTEVDLTPIAEGQAITVVWRGKPVFVRHRTAAEIESAKTANMGDLPDPQADDVRVQKGEWLILVGVCTHLGCIPLGQRLGDARGEFGGWFCPCHGSHYDTSGRIRKGPAPKNLAVPQYTFLDDNKIKIG, from the coding sequence ATGACACATACAGCGACCGCCGCTCCGTCCGGAGGGGGGGAAACACGGCGTGATTTCCTAGTAATCGCCACCGGCGCCATGGGTGCCGTCGGCGCGGGACTGGCGGTTTGGCCGCTTGTCCACAGCATGAACCCGGCCGCCGACGTATTATCGTTGTCGTCCACCGAGGTTGACTTGACCCCCATCGCCGAGGGACAGGCCATCACTGTGGTATGGCGCGGCAAGCCGGTCTTCGTCCGCCACCGCACCGCCGCAGAGATCGAGTCGGCGAAGACGGCAAACATGGGCGATCTGCCTGATCCGCAAGCCGATGACGTCCGGGTGCAAAAGGGCGAATGGCTGATCCTGGTCGGCGTATGCACTCATCTGGGCTGCATTCCGCTGGGCCAGCGTCTGGGCGACGCCAGAGGCGAGTTCGGCGGCTGGTTCTGCCCGTGCCACGGCTCTCACTACGACACCTCGGGACGCATCCGCAAGGGACCGGCGCCGAAGAATCTGGCGGTTCCGCAGTATACGTTCCTCGACGACAACAAAATTAAAATCGGGTAA
- a CDS encoding tRNA methyltransferase — protein sequence MRLALFEPDIPQNTGAMLRTAACLGIGVDIIEPAGFVLSDKRLHRAGMDYLKLAEITRHDSWASFLDACINNKSRPVLLTAKASVPYGEFRFMADDTLVVGRESAGAPDAVHTACGAAVRIPMVISARSLNVATAAAMALGEALRQTGTFPQSL from the coding sequence ATGCGTCTTGCCCTCTTCGAGCCTGATATCCCCCAAAACACCGGCGCCATGCTGCGCACGGCGGCGTGTCTGGGGATCGGGGTGGATATTATCGAGCCTGCCGGTTTCGTTCTTTCCGACAAACGTCTGCATCGCGCCGGAATGGATTATCTGAAACTGGCGGAAATCACCCGCCATGATTCATGGGCGTCATTTCTGGATGCGTGCATAAATAACAAGAGTCGACCGGTGCTGCTGACCGCCAAGGCGTCTGTTCCCTACGGGGAATTCCGGTTCATGGCCGATGATACGCTGGTGGTGGGACGGGAAAGCGCCGGAGCGCCTGACGCCGTACATACGGCCTGCGGCGCAGCCGTGCGAATTCCCATGGTCATAAGCGCCCGCTCCCTGAACGTCGCCACGGCGGCGGCCATGGCGCTGGGCGAGGCTCTCAGGCAGACGGGGACGTTTCCGCAATCTCTTTAA